One genomic segment of Streptomyces sp. RKND-216 includes these proteins:
- a CDS encoding MFS transporter, protein MPTASPAPVTPARRWTAPYVRLFAPPGAVAFTVGNLVARLPMGMFTVAAVMMIAGQRGSYALAGAVTGTGLAATAVVGPLTARLVDRCGQARVAVPAAAFAACGALALVACVRLQAPDWTLFAAYAATATTPNTGGMSRARWAHLHQDDPDARHTANSFEQVADELCFVCGPVLAALLCTALFPEAGTLTGAVLLLTGVLLFAAQRRTEPPVAPPEAGRGRAPVRLPGMPPLLATFVCTGAVFGALEVVTLAHADALGHGAAGGAVLAVQAGGSAVAGLAFGTWAPSGSVRRRFRGCVAAMAALMTLPLLGAASGSLLVLAATLLVAGMATAPTMVTGMTLIQRRAPAARLNEGMTLAVTALLAGIAAGSAAGGWAAQHLPGGPALAYLVPVGTALLAAVVALVTMGGTVGIARRHMPKAQHPPVRVTAGRAAPRGGLPPPA, encoded by the coding sequence ATGCCGACAGCCTCTCCTGCCCCGGTCACTCCTGCCCGCCGCTGGACCGCGCCCTACGTGCGGCTGTTCGCGCCGCCCGGCGCGGTGGCGTTCACGGTGGGAAACCTCGTCGCCCGGCTGCCGATGGGGATGTTCACCGTGGCCGCCGTGATGATGATCGCAGGGCAGCGCGGCAGTTACGCCCTCGCCGGTGCGGTCACCGGGACCGGGCTGGCCGCGACGGCCGTCGTGGGGCCGCTCACCGCGCGGCTCGTGGACCGCTGCGGACAGGCGCGGGTGGCCGTGCCCGCCGCCGCGTTCGCCGCCTGCGGCGCGCTCGCGCTGGTCGCGTGCGTACGCCTGCAGGCCCCGGACTGGACGCTGTTCGCCGCGTACGCCGCGACCGCGACGACGCCGAACACCGGCGGCATGTCACGGGCCCGCTGGGCCCATCTGCACCAGGACGACCCGGATGCGCGGCACACCGCGAACTCCTTCGAGCAGGTCGCCGACGAACTGTGCTTCGTGTGCGGCCCTGTGCTGGCGGCCCTGCTGTGCACGGCGCTGTTCCCGGAGGCCGGCACGCTCACGGGGGCGGTGCTGCTGCTGACCGGCGTCCTGCTGTTCGCGGCGCAGCGGCGCACCGAGCCGCCCGTCGCGCCGCCCGAGGCGGGGCGCGGCCGGGCGCCCGTACGACTGCCGGGGATGCCGCCGCTGCTGGCCACCTTCGTGTGCACGGGCGCGGTGTTCGGCGCGCTGGAGGTGGTCACCCTCGCCCACGCGGACGCACTGGGGCACGGCGCGGCGGGCGGCGCCGTCCTGGCGGTGCAGGCGGGCGGTTCGGCGGTGGCGGGGCTGGCCTTCGGCACGTGGGCGCCGTCCGGCTCCGTACGGCGCCGCTTCCGGGGATGCGTGGCGGCGATGGCGGCGCTGATGACGCTGCCGCTGCTGGGGGCGGCGTCCGGGAGCCTGCTCGTGCTGGCGGCGACGCTGCTGGTGGCCGGCATGGCGACCGCGCCGACGATGGTGACGGGGATGACGCTGATCCAGCGCCGCGCTCCGGCAGCCCGCCTGAACGAGGGCATGACCCTCGCCGTGACGGCCCTGCTGGCCGGGATCGCCGCCGGCTCGGCGGCGGGCGGCTGGGCGGCCCAGCACCTGCCGGGCGGCCCGGCGCTCGCCTACCTCGTGCCGGTCGGCACCGCGCTGCTGGCTGCCGTGGTCGCCCTGGTGACCATGGGTGGCACGGTAGGGATCGCGCGACGGCATATGCCGAAGGCGCAGCATCCACCCGTTCGGGTGACAGCAGGACGGGCCGCCCCGCGCGGCGGCCTTCCGCCGCCGGCGTGA
- a CDS encoding M15 family metallopeptidase: MHSPPRGVCVRRPALERELDLGAPVNASPEKSTGGCCTAAGNISPEARALRAVPGTALEGAGFVNYPTGWWHWSYGDRYWALHTGAAAACYGPVRPG; encoded by the coding sequence GTGCATTCTCCCCCGCGGGGGGTGTGCGTCCGCCGCCCGGCTCTCGAACGCGAACTTGACCTGGGCGCCCCGGTCAACGCCTCACCGGAGAAGAGCACGGGCGGCTGCTGCACAGCGGCCGGGAACATCAGCCCCGAGGCGCGTGCGCTGCGCGCAGTGCCGGGCACCGCCCTGGAGGGGGCCGGCTTCGTCAACTACCCCACGGGGTGGTGGCACTGGTCGTACGGGGACCGCTACTGGGCGCTGCACACCGGCGCGGCGGCCGCCTGCTACGGGCCCGTCCGGCCGGGCTGA
- a CDS encoding LysR family transcriptional regulator, whose amino-acid sequence MNTSRDVEPRLLRGFVAVAEELHFTRAAARLYVAQQALSRDVARLEREVGATLFVRSTRRVTLTADGERLLPYARAVLAAHDELAAAFAPAGRPLTVDVAAPVSTGREVLEAARGRAPRTEFVARYRAGLAGAAAEILAGRLDVSFGRVAGLAAEASAGLEHRLVRYERVAVLLPEDHPLAALPEVPLGRLDGETLYAGAGNDDTAEWTDYARALFAGRGIRLAPPFPRIEGEEEFRRVVRGRGWSVLATEVFTGVDGMVLRPLTDPVPLAPVSVVWRRGLRHPGLDALLAAADLSRTSGRLAVPPGAWLPEPDRNIAHSHTSV is encoded by the coding sequence ATGAACACGTCCCGGGATGTCGAGCCGCGGCTGCTGCGCGGGTTCGTGGCCGTGGCGGAGGAGCTGCACTTCACGCGGGCCGCCGCGCGGCTGTACGTGGCGCAGCAGGCGCTGAGCCGGGACGTCGCGCGCCTCGAACGGGAGGTCGGCGCGACGCTGTTCGTCCGGTCGACGCGGCGGGTGACGCTCACCGCCGACGGTGAGCGGCTGCTGCCGTACGCGCGGGCGGTGCTGGCCGCGCACGACGAACTGGCCGCCGCGTTCGCGCCCGCCGGACGTCCGCTGACCGTGGACGTCGCCGCGCCGGTCAGCACCGGGCGCGAGGTGCTGGAGGCGGCACGCGGACGGGCACCGCGCACGGAGTTCGTGGCCCGCTACCGTGCGGGCCTCGCGGGCGCGGCGGCCGAGATCCTCGCCGGCCGGCTGGACGTCTCGTTCGGCCGTGTCGCCGGGCTCGCGGCAGAGGCGTCGGCCGGGCTGGAGCACCGGCTCGTCCGGTACGAGCGGGTCGCCGTGCTGCTGCCCGAGGACCACCCGCTCGCGGCGCTCCCCGAGGTGCCGCTCGGCCGGCTGGACGGCGAGACCCTGTACGCCGGGGCGGGCAACGACGACACCGCCGAGTGGACCGACTACGCCCGCGCGCTCTTCGCGGGGCGGGGCATCCGCCTCGCGCCGCCGTTCCCGAGGATCGAGGGCGAGGAGGAGTTCCGTCGCGTCGTGCGGGGGCGCGGTTGGTCGGTGCTGGCCACCGAGGTGTTCACGGGGGTGGACGGCATGGTGCTGCGACCGCTCACCGACCCGGTGCCGCTCGCGCCGGTCTCGGTCGTGTGGCGCCGCGGTCTGCGCCACCCGGGCCTGGACGCCCTGCTCGCCGCCGCCGACCTGTCCCGCACCTCCGGCCGGCTCGCCGTCCCGCCCGGCGCCTGGCTCCCGGAACCGGACCGGAACATCGCACACAGTCACACTTCTGTGTAA
- a CDS encoding type II toxin-antitoxin system PemK/MazF family toxin — protein sequence MIRGAVYRIDLGQAKRGHEQGGRRHGLVLSPTSMPWSLATVVPTSTRAQPAVFRPELSIAGARTRLLVDQLRSIDVRFIHGEPVDYLTRDDLAEVERAVSRYLGL from the coding sequence GTGATCCGCGGAGCCGTCTACCGGATCGACCTCGGTCAGGCGAAGCGCGGTCACGAGCAGGGCGGGCGTCGCCATGGCCTGGTGCTGTCCCCGACGTCCATGCCGTGGAGCCTCGCCACGGTGGTGCCCACGTCCACGCGGGCGCAACCGGCCGTCTTCCGGCCCGAGCTGTCCATCGCCGGCGCTCGGACGCGCCTGCTGGTCGACCAGCTTCGATCCATCGACGTCCGGTTCATCCACGGTGAGCCGGTCGACTACCTCACCCGTGACGACCTGGCCGAGGTCGAGCGCGCCGTGAGTCGCTATCTGGGCCTCTGA